Part of the Chloroflexota bacterium genome, CTCGCAGGTTCTTGGGCTGTGAGAGCGCATTCAAGGAGTGCCCTGGATTGTGGTGTCGGCATTACGGATGGAACAAGATGTGTGTATGTTTGGCGCTTAGTCGCTGTCGTGCGGTTTCTCGTTCCGTCCACTGAGATAGAACCAGACCACGTAAGCGATCGCGCAGCCCACGAGGAGCGCGCCGACGGCTACCTCGTCCCAGACGCCCACCGCGCCATGCTCCAGAGGGGCGGGGAGCACGGAAAGCGGCGCCGCAAGCGCAGGCAGGCACTGTTGGTGAACGCAGTCCTGGTATCCGGCACGACGAGGTGTACGGCGATTGCGGTTCAAACGTGACAGTGGCATCAAGTTACACTCTTAGTCCCCTCGGTATCATCGAACCTACGTTTCATGTGCACTATTTTACTCATCCAAGTATCGTGCCGCGCATTTCCATCGGCTGCGTCATCAGCCAGGCTCCGGTGAAGAAGAGCGCGACAATCAAGACTGCCCACGGCAGCAGGCAGCGTATCGCCCTCGCGGCGGAGCTTTGACGGCTTCTCGCAATGCGATAGCCAGCGGTCAGTGAAACGAGCACGCCAAGTTCCAGGAGTAGCAGTTCAAGGGGCACCAGCCAGGCCTCAGGCACTATGGCAGCCAGCTCCCACTGCGGATCGCCCAGGATTGGCACACCAAAATCGGCTAGGAAACTCTGCATGACGGGAATAACCGTCAACGCGCCGATAAGAAAGTGAAAGCCATAGTGCGCCAGCCACATGCCTAAAGCAATAGGAATGAAGGCGAAGCTGAAGCGCGTGGCCGTGGCTGCCAACGTCTCGTTGCCGCCGACAAGCGCGCGGCTGGACCACGCGGCGGCGGTCACGAGCACAAAGGGCAGGGCCACCAGTCCCACGATGAAGAGTATGCCGAGCACCACGGGTTCACTGGTGACGCCGAGCTGTGTCGCCAGCCATTGCTCCAACACATAGACCGGCGCCACCATGCCAAAGGCGTTCACAAAGGCCGCGAACACAAGCACGAAAACCAGCGCCGCTACGTCTGCGCGTTTCACTAGCGTGCCGACGCCGGAGTGCCATTGATCCAAGCGCCTGAACTCGCTGGTGGGCGCACGCAGTTGGATGCCGACGTTATCGAAGGGACAAGCCTGGATACAGTCGAGGCAGAACGTGCAGTCCATGTTGCCGACTTTGCCTTCTTGGAAGAGCCACAGTTCGCAGCCACTTTGTACAAGTTGCAGGCCGGCGGGCATTGCTACTGATCTTGCCGGCTGGGAAGGACTCTTGGTCACCTCTCGCATACCTGCTTGAGGTCGCTGTTCGTCGGAAGATGGATTCCGCGCCCCGGCACGGGGCGAGCTTTCACGGGAATGACGGAGCAGATGCGATACTTGCGCTTGCCGAGGTTTATCCCGTTCATCTGGATTCCGGCTTGTGCCGGAATGACGGAGGGAAGGCTCCGCTACTGGACCATACCGCCCCTTGATGCAGTCCTTTGTCGGACAGGACCCGCAGATGTCCGGCTGGCGCACCTTCACCTCCAGCGGCGACACCATGCTGTGCACAAAGTGGAACTGTCCGATAGGACAAACGTATTTGCAGAAGGCCGCGCCCTTAAAAATACCGTCTATCGCAAAGGCAGCGACAAAGTACGTTAGGGCTACCCACGCGGTGAGCCAGGGGCTCGCCCACAAGTCGAACGCCTCGTACGCCCAGAAGAAGACCAGGAGCACGCCGATTGCCAGCCACTTGCTCCGTATGAACGTCGGCCAGGGGCGGTCGGCGGGGAAGAGCTTCTTGGCCAGGCGGCGCGGCAGCATAAAAGGGCAGGCCATGCAGAAGAGGTTGCCGGCAATGAGTAACGCCAGCACAACAAAGCCCCGCCAGTGCACCCAGGGCAGCACGCCGGCGAGATTCTTCGGCGCAAGCTGCGGACCCCAAAAACCGTCGTAGAGGATGAGTGCCGATACCGCCAGCAGTACCGCCTGCATGGACGTACGGGCATGCTTCCAGCGCAAGAAGCGCCCGACGACAGGCACGTTGAGGAGATCGCGCTGTCTCGTTTGCTGGTTGCGCAACACGGCCACGTCTAATTGCCATCCTTGGGCTTATCGGACTTCATGCCCATCTTTATCTCGCCCTGCACGCCTTTCAGGTCAATGCGCCGCTCGGCGGTGGCGCCGTTGGCAAACGTGGCGCGCACAATGATGACCCAATCGCCGCCCATAGTGAACCTGAAGCCCTCGGTGACGTACTTGCCCGCGCCGCGGGCTTCAGTCCCAACGATGACCGGCTGCATACCGGCGTGGGTCATGGTGCCCTTCACCAGAATGGTGGCGTCCGAAACGGGATTGCCTGCTATGTCGCGGACTTGCAGGGTGATGACGGCGTCACCCACCGCTGCCGGTTCGGGCGAGATCGACAATACGGTTACGTCAAGGTTGCCGCCCTGCTCGGCGCGCGGGCCGCATGCGCTGAGAACAAGCGCTCCCAGTATAGCGATGAAGATGACGCAAGTCGTCCGTGCAAAATTCATAGTTTCCGAGTAACCGCAATGGAACATTAGACCTCCCACTTCATAGTAACAACTGTCGATACAGCTTTTGCAACGTGCGGGGGGATTTACCAACGCATCGGCGCCGCGCTCGCGTGGCGTAAAGCACTTTGCCATTTCGGGCGCACCGGCTTGCATGCGCTGCAATGCCTGCAGCTTGTAACGAGGCTCGAAGCGATGGAGGATAAAGGGCGGCGGACGCCAGACACGGAGAATGCCGCTGTTGGAGCAAAGCCGATCTGTCGACTTGACCGATGCAGATCGTAGCACAGAGATACGTAGGGACATCGCAACGGGCAGGGGCTCCCACGTCGTGTGCGTCCCAACGGCGCGGGCACCCAATTGCGGCTGCAGGTCAGGGCACGCGCTAGGCTCCGTGTGATGGTTGGCGGAAAGTGACGGCAACTGAGCGTGCCGCGTGGAGGATGACGCCGCAGCAAAGGCGGAGGTGTGCTCAGCTTCCGGTAGGACTCAGACGACTCCATTAGACTAGGGGATGGCAAGATGCAGCACGATTGCACTGATAAGCAGATAGGAGCTTAAGGCAAGTGGCCTTTGCGCCACACTCTCTAGGGGTTTCCCTTGCTCAAGATTCCGGTTGGAGGACGAGCGCCGCCGCGCCGACAATGCCGGAGTGCTCGCTCTCCGCGGCGAGTCGGATGTAGTTCCCTACGTCGGGATGCGGGTTCCCGGCAAGACGCTGGAACCAATTGCGGATTTCCTGAATTAAGCGTCCGCCGTCTTGCATAACACCGCCGCCAAAGACGATGCACCCGGGGGCGAAGAGCTGCTGACAAATCTGGCAGCCGATGGCTAACCAGCGCGCCGTATCGTCGCGCACCGCCTGCATCACCGGGTCCCCTGCTTCCGCGGCGTCGCGCACGGTGACACTCGTGAGGTTTTCAATGTCACCATCAGTGAGACGGCGCACGATGTCCGTAAGCTCATTTGCCGCAGCCTGCCGCCCACGGCGGGCGATGCCGGGGCCGGCAGCCAGCGATTCCAAACAGCCGCGCACGCCGCACGGGCAGAGCGGGCCGCCCGGACTAACGAGAATATGGCCGATTTCGCCTGCTGAACCTTGCCCGCGCACCACGCGTCCGGCTTCGATGATGCCGCCGCCAATGCCGGTGCCGACAGTAATGTACACCAAGTTCTGTGCGTCTTTGCCCGTGCCAAACGCGTATTCGCCCCACGCGCCGGCATTGGCGTCATTCGCGATGACGCCCGGCAAATCGTACCGATCCTGTAAGAGCGGAACGAGCGGCAGGTCTTGCCAGCCCACGTTGACGGCAGATACTGCGATGCCTCGGTCACGATCAACCGTACCGGGAACGGCCACGCCAATGGCACTCGGCCGTTCCTGCGCTTGCGCGAGCAGCCGGTCGACCACGGCACAGATGCTCTCCAGCATCGTCTCGTGGGAGTCCTTTACCATCGGCGCGCGGTCGGTGGACAGAATGCTACCGTCCTGGTCGACAATGCCGGCGGCAACTTTCGTGCCGCCAATGTCAATACCAATACCGGTCATGATCGTTAGCCCAATGCGAATTCCGGTGCGCGATACACAATTTCGCCGCCTACTATCGTTAGCATAACGCGAAAGTCCCGGGAGAGCACGGCAATATCGGCATCCGCCCCAGCTTCGATCAAGCCTTTCCGGTGGCTTAGCCCAAGTTGCCGGGCCGGTACCAAGCTCGCCATGGCGAGAACATGCGGGAGGGGTACACCGGCTTCCACGTAAACTCCGACATTGCGATTCAGCGACGAGGAACTCCCCGTAATCGTACCATCGTCCCGCGTAGCGAGAATTTCCGAAACCGTTAAGGCTACGCCATTCGCCCGCTCGTAGCGGCCCGGCGGCAGACCCGAAAACTCCACGCCGTCCGTGACGAGGGCCACGCGTTCCCAGCCTTTCGCCGCGATGAGCAGTTTGCCGGCTTCCCGATCCACGTGCGCGCCGTCGCCGATAAGCTCAGCGGTGATTTCGGGATGGGCCATCACGCCTCCCACCGTGCCCGGATCCCGGTGGTGAAGCGGACGCATGGCGTTGAAGGTGTGCGTCGCCTGGCGCACGCCACTGCCGACGGCTGCGGTCACTTGGGCGAATGTGGCGTCCGAGTGGCCGATGGAGGCGATGATGTCATGCTTGGTGAGGTATGCCGCGAGCTCCAAGCCACCCTCCCGTTCGGGGGCGAGGGTCATTGACTTGATCATGCCTTGGGCGACGTCCTGCAGGGCGGCCACTTCGTCCACGCTGGGCTCTCGCATAAGGGGAATGCGCATGGCCCCGGGCCGTTCCGGGCTGAGATACGGTCCTTCCATGTGCACGCCGAGCAGACGGCTGCCGGCAGGGGCTGCGGCGGCTTGCACGACGGCCTTGAGCGCTGCCAGCGTATCATCCCACGAAGAGGTGCCGATGGTGGCAAGCAGGCCGGTGGTGCCTGTGGTCGCGCGGTACGCCGTCACCTTGCGTATGTCCTCCGCCGACGGCGAGCGGAACGAAGCCCCCAAGGCGCCATGCACGTGCATGTCGATGAAGCCGGGACAGACGATGCAGCCGGATACGTCGATCCTCTCATCGGACCCAGAGAGGTCTGAGATTGCATCGACGGGTGCTACGCGCGCGATGCGGCCACCCTCTATCGCGACGCTCGTCTGCGGAAGCTCTTCCAGGGGCGTGTAGACCGTTCCGCCAGAGAGAAGAATCATGCAATTTCCAATCCTTGTTGCTCAATTCATCGTACGGGGCGGTAGGGAGTGCGTCAATGTATACTAGGATTACGCGCAAATTGCAGGAAAATGAATGAGGAGAATTGCGATGGGTACGAAAGTGCGGGTCGGCGTGATTGGCGCCGGTGGTATTGCCCGCGGCGCTCACCTACCGGGATACGCAAAGATTCCTGACGAGGCCGAGGTCGTTGCCATTAGCGACATCGATGTGCCGCGCGCCCAGACGGTCGCAGACGAATTCGGCATTGCTCAGGTCTACGCCGACTTCAACGAGATGGTGACGCAGGAAGACCTTGATCTGGTGAGCGTCTGCACGCCGCCGTTCATGCACTGCGCCGCCAGCGTCGCCGCGCTGAATGCGGGCAGCAATGTCATTTGCGAGAAGCCCATGGCCATGAATGCCGCCGAGTGCGAGGAGATGATTGCCGCGGCCAACCAGAACGACAAGATGCTGACGATTGGGTTCCAGTCGCGCTTTGGCGAACGGGCGCAGTTCCTCAAACATCTCATCGATCAGGGCGAACTCGGCGAGATCTACTATGCCCGCGTGCTGGCGCTGCGGCGGCGCGGCATTCCCTGGTGGGGCGTGTTCGTGGAGAAGGACAAGAACGGCGGCGGACCGCTGATCGACATTGGTGTGCACACGCTCGATCTGACACTGTGGCTCATGGGCCACCCCACGCCGACGGCGGTGACCGGCGCGGTCTTCACCAAGCTGGCCAAGCGGCCCGGCCTCTTTACCCGTGGGAGAGATGCTGACCAAGACAGATACACCGTGGAAGACTTTGCGACGGCGCAAATCCGCTTCGACACCGGCGCCGTCATCAACCTTGAGACGAGTTGGGCGCTCAACATCGAGAATGAGGTGAACGCGTATCTCTGCGGCACTGAGGGTGGCGCGACGTTGCGTCCGCTGAAGATCCACAAAGAGGTGCCGAACGCCGGACTGCTCGACTACACGCCCGCCCATGAAGAAGGCAGAGAGCACAACCACGCGGGCCAATTCGCCCAGGTCGTGAGAAATGTGAAAGAGGGCACGCCGCCGCTGGTAAAAGCGGAAGAGGCGCTAATAGTACAGCGGATCGTGGACGCCATCTATGAATCCGGCGAGACCGGCCGGATGGTGGATCTGGCGTAATGCCAAGCTAAAGTGAGGGTTCACAAGACCAAATCAATAGTCTCCGTCACTCCGGCTTTTCGCCGGAATGACGGCGGTTGGCGTGCTGTTTTCACGGTGTTGACCGGCCGATTGAATCCTATTTCTAAGAATTGTGACACTGTAAGGTGAGGCAGGAATTCCTATGGCACGGTTGAGAGTGGTTGTTACCGGAGCCGCGGGCTACGTTGCGTCCCAGCTACTGCCCGCGTTCCGCGAGCGGTACGATCTCGTGTTGCTCGATGCGCGGGAAAAGACCCGCGACGGCACTCTGGTGAAAGGCGTCACCATCACCGATCTCCGCGACTCCGACCGCGAAACGTACCGCAGCTATTTCGTAGGAGCGGACGCCGTCGTACACCTGGCCTTCAACTATAAGCAGGGCCACTCGATGAACGACGGCGACTACTACTCGGAGCGGTCGAATCTCGACCTGGCGTTTCACGTCTACCAGACCGCACTCGAAGAGGACGTGCGGCGGGTCGTGATTGCCAGCTCGAACCACGCCGCCGACTGGTACGAGCACCTGCTGCGGCAGCGCAAGATGGAAATGCTCGACGTCACCGCGCCGCCGCTCTCAGACAACTACTATGGCTGGGCGAAAGCCTGCTATGAGCACCTGGGATTCCTCTTCGCCACCGGCAGAATGGGGCGTGCGTTGGAGGTGGTGCAAGTGAGAATTGGCGCGCCGCGCCAGATTCCGGCGGACAACGCCGCCAATGACCTCACGAGCTATAAGCGCAACCTCGGCGCGTACATCAGCCCACGGGACCTGCAGCAACTCTTCGTCAAGTCCATCGAGACGCCGGATATCACGAACGAGCACGGCATTCCCTTCCAAATCTTCTACGGCGTTTCCAACAACGCCCGCGCCTTTTGGAGTATCGCCAACGCCCGCAAGGTGATTGGCTATGCGCCGCAGGACGACTCGGAAGTCACCTTCGCCGACGACATCCGGCAGGTGCTGGTCGAAAGCAAGAGCGTAGGGAGACTCTAGACTGCGTTAGGCCCCAGCGTCATTTCGAGCGCAGGGAGAAATCTAGAGCCCTAGTGCAAGCAGCCCCATCGCACAGCCGATTGCAGCAATGGGGCAGCATGCGGGATCGCACCCCCATCACGACGAATCGTAGCGCGGGGGCTTTTCCCCCGCTCCGAACTGCGCGTGAAGTGGAAGCCGGCTAAGGCCGCACGTGCGCGACAATTCTGGGCCTGGTTACCGTGCTTCCCCCTTTTCCCTGATTGACGATTGCGTTAAGATGGTAATTGAGCGTATTTCTAGCTACTTCCTCACTTGCACATTCAGATTCTAGGGATTCAACAACGTGGCAACGCTTCGGGTATTCGACACCGGCAGAGCAGAGCGGGCGCAGGTAACGGACGTGCCCGCCATGAAACAGATCATCGACTACTACGCCAAGCAGAACCGCATGCTCTTCCGTTCGCTGGCAGAGCTCTACGGCGGCATTCGCGACTACGTGGTCTGGCGGCAAGACGGCAAGGTGGCAGGCTGCTGCGCGTTGCACGTCATGTGGAAAGACCTGGCCGAGGTGCGCGGTTTGGCCGTGCTACCGGAATTCCAGGGCCAAGGCATTGGTCGTCAGCTTGTGGACGCCTGCGTGGCGGAAGCGGGGGAACTGGGCATCAAGACGGTGTTCACCCTCACGCTGGAGCCGACATTCTTTACGAAGTGCGGCTTCCGGCAGGTTGAACGGGATACCCTGTCCATCAAGGTATGGCAAGAGTGCTACCGCTGTCCCAAGTTCTCCAAGTGTGACGAGATCGCGATGATCCGCACGCTGCAGGAGTGATATCGCTTGTTGGCCGGCCGCGACGAGAGGCAGTTCTTGTGGCAAGAACAATAGGCAACGTCAAGGCGTCCCACGGCCAACCTTCACAATTGCGTATTTCAATTTGCGTCCTTTGGCGCCGTGCATTGCTATGGGAGTGAGCGCGCTAACAGGGTCGCAAACAAGATGTGAAAGTGAATGTGTAGCGAGAGTTGCGGAAGAGGAGGGTCTGAGAGATGGCACTGACGCGTCGATCGCTTCTTGGTTTGATTGGGGGCGTGCCGCTGGCGGCAAGTATCGCGTCCGGTTGCGGCTTCTTTGGGGACTTGGTTGGAGGGGATTCCGGCGATAAAACGGTAAACGTAGCCGTCTTCCTCCCCCAGGGAGAAGGAGCTAATTTCCAGGCCGCGCAGGCCGGTAACATCCTTGCCAGCCTCCAAACCGCCGCTAACGAAATCAACGATCAGAATCTCGGATTCCAAATGGAGGTAAAGCTGACGGTCGTGCCGCCGGGGCCCGTCTTTAATTTTGCCGCCTTCTTTGGCACGAGCGACGCAAACGCGGAGCCCACGCCGACCCCTTTCAGTCCGATTGCCGAAACGCTAAACGAGGCGGCGGCAAGCGGACAGTTGGCCAGCGGCGACCCGCTGCCGGACGTCTTGATGATCAGCAATATGAACGAGTTACCGCTCCTCTACCAGGAAGGCATCATCGAACCGTTCGAGCAGGCAACCAGAGTAGAAGGCAGTATCGATCTCTCGGCATTTGCGCCCGGCGCCTTGGAAGCGGTGAGTTGGCAGGGGCAAGCCCTCGTTCTGCCGCTCTCCAGTTCCATCAACACACTTACGTACGATTCAGAGCTCTTTGCGGATGCGGGTGTTGGCACACCCGGCAACGAATGGACGTGGCTCGATATGATCGAGGCGGGTAAGCGCCTCACCTACAGCGACGACACAGGAGCGCAGTGGGGGACATATGCGCATGCTTCAGTCCCGCTACTCTTGAGCCTTATCTGGAGTCACGGCGGCGAGGTGTTCGGCTCCCAAGGCGGAGACGTGCGCATTGCCGAACCGGAGGCAATCAAGGGCATAGAGCTTTGGCGCGATATGATTACGTTCCATCAAATTGCGCCAAATCCGCCGCAAGGCACCTTCGCCTTCCTACGCGCCGGTCGCGACGGCATGGAAGTGGTCAGCTTCGACCAACTGCCCCAGAGAGGCGGCGGCGGTGGCGGCGTTCGGCCCAGCGAAACGGCGCGCCTGGCTACTGCCGTACGCTCAGGCGGGGGGCAGGGACTTGGCCCGGAGCGCATTCATGCCGCGGCCATGCCGGTGGATGCACGGCAGGCAACGTGGGTATCACCGGTGGCAGGACTGGGCGTCGGCGCGCAAGCGAAAGACACCGGCCTGGCAGCGCAGGCGGCAGTGGTGCTGGCGCGGGAACTCTCGCAGTTGCCCGTTACGTTCTTCGGCTATCCAGTCTACAACGTCTCCGGTGAACGCATCAAGCAGGTGAGGCCGAGTCTGAGGATTGAAGACGCCACGATTATTTCCGACGCTCTCGGCTATAGCCGGGGCGTGCCTCCCCTGCTTTCGCCGTACTTGCAGTCGCTCTTCCAGCAGCATCTCATGGCGCCGGTCTTGAGCGGTGAGAGAAATGTGGCCGACGCGGCGCACCAGTTGTCGATAGCCATGCAGGAAATGCTGCGGCAATAAACTCCGGATCACTGGTGGACCAGTGATCCGACACGAGCCAGGCAAGGTCTGGCTTTGCTTCCCTCAAGAGTGGGGCAGCCGCTGTAGATTCGTGATTTGGCAAATCCTCATAACGCGACGTGCACCCGGAATACTGTTAGAAGGTGAGCGACCGTGAGGTCCTACTAAAGAGGACCCGCGGCCTGCGCTTCGCCAATGCTTCGACAGCGCCCATGTTGTGCCTGTCGAAGCATTAGCTCTTAAGGGTCTTGCGGCTCCCAACCGAATCGAACGAGCGGTGATTGCGCACACTACCGATCGGGCACTCAATTCGACTCAGCGAATTTCGACCATACAATGCCTTTCAATGCCACGGGTGCGATGGATAGCAATGTGGTGGCAAGTCTACCTTGCAGCGGCCTGAATTGGCCCAGTGTTGCCGATTGCGCCGTATCCCGCCGGAAAGCGATGGCGCGAATCGTCGCTAAGGCATGTTCAAAGTCCCTTCGTCGTCACATTTACCTTCACATTCTCTTGACAATTGAGCAGTAGCATGGGGATGAGTTGGCAAGCGCCGCGCGGCGCGCGGGTTGCCCTTCGGGGCTTGATTGCCCAGAGTGCTGCTGGAGAGTGTCGGTAAGTTCACTCGTCATCTTGTGGTTCGCCATCTGCGCGCAAGCAAACCAAGACGTAAGCGTGGGGCGCAAATGGGCTTTCATCGTGAGGAACTTTTGAATTCCACAAGACGAGCGGCAGCAGAGGTTGCTTTACATAGGACACGTGTAGCGCGAAAGATTGCAAAATGAGAGGTATGTGATGGCGATGACGCGTCGTTCGTTTCTTGGCCTGGTCGGTGGCGTGCCGGTAGTGGCAAGTCTCGCCGCCGGCTGCGGTTTTTTTGACGGCCTAGTGGGCGGAGATTCCGGAGACAAGACGGTAAACGTTGCGGTTTTTCTGCCCCAGGGGCAGGGGGCCAACTTTCAAGCTGCACAAGCCGGCAACATCCTTGCCAGCCTCCAGTCCGCTGCCAATGAGATTAACGATCAGAATCTTGGCTTCCAAATGGAGGTCAACCTAACGGTCGTGCCCCCGGGGCCGAACCCTAACTTTGGCGCCTTCTTTGGCGCTGCTGCTAACGCTGAACCGACGCCGACCCCGTTCAGCCCGATTGCCGAAACACTCAATGACGCGGCTGCGAGCGGGGAGTTGGCCGGTGGGACCCCATTCCCAGACTTGCTGTTGATCAGCAACATGAATGAGCTGCCGCTGCTTTACGATGAAGGCGTCATCGAGCCGTTTGAGCAGGCCACGCGGGTGGAAGGCAGCATCGATCTGTCGGACTTCGCTCCCGGTGCGATGGAATCGGTCCGTTGGCAAGGGCAAGCCCTTGCCTTGCCGCTTTCCAGCACTATCAATACGCTCACCTATGATGCGGACCTCTTGGCCAACGACGGTGTGGCGGCGCCGGACGGTGGGTGGACCTGGCCCGAGATGATCGAGGCAGGCAAGCGCCTCACCTACAGCAACGAATCGGGTTCCCAATGGGGTACCTATGCGCATGCCTCGGTGCCGATGTTGCTCAGCATGATTTGGAGCCACGGCGGCGAGGTGTTTGACGCCCAGAATGGCGCCGTGCGGCTGGCTGAACCAAATGCCGTCAAAGCCATCGAGCTCTGGCGGGATATGATTGTCGTACACAACATTGCGCCAAATCCGCCGGAGGGCACTTTTGCCTTCATGCGCGCGAATCGCAATGGCATGCAGGTAGTCTCCTTCGACCAAGCACCCGGCGGCGGCGGGGGCCGTGGCGGTGGCGGCGGCGGAGGAGGCGCGCAGCCCAGCGATACGGCGCGCTTGGCGACTGCCGTGCGCTCCGGCGGGAACCAAGGACTAGGTTCGGAGCAGATCCATGCCGCGCCGTTGCCGACGGACTTAGGGCAGGCGACGTGGGTTTCCCCTGTGGCCGGGCTGAGCGTGGGGGCGCAGGCCAAGGATACTGGCCTGGCAGCGCAGGCGGCGCTGGTGCTATCCCGAGAACTCGCGCAACTGCCGGTTACGTTCTTTGGCTATCCGGTTTACAGCGTAACGGGCGATCGGATTAAGCAGGTGAGGCCAAGCCTAAGAATAGAGGACGCCAATATCATCGCAGATGCCCTCGGCTATAGTCGAGGCATTCCGCCCTTGATCGCCCCCTATCTACAGTCACTCTTCCAACAGCATCTCATGGCGCCGGTCCTGAGCGGTCAGACCACGGTATCCGATGCTGCCGAAGAGCTGTCATTCGCGCTCCAGGAAATGCTGCGGCAGTAAGCGGAAGTCTGTCTTGGGTGTTTTCTAGATGTCTTCGGCACTACCCTGCCCGAGATTCGAGGTCCGCGGTCAACTTACAAGGGAACGCATTCCCACCCAACAACCGGAGTCCGCAAGACTTTGTGCGCTCAGTGCGAGTCTCGAGCACTGTACTTTGCGGTATTTGCCAACCGATGGCGTTCTGATGGATTGGAGATTGCACCAATCGGGTATGCTGCTCCCGTGCAAGCAACTGCATAGACCCTGGCAATTAGAGGATGCGCCTGACGGGCTTTCTGTGCCTTGAAAGCGTTTGAGTGTGGTTGAGAATCTCATGCAATTTGAAGGGAAATTGGTTTTGGAACGAGAACAGACTGCCGATTGGAAACTTGCCTCGGAGAGAACCAGACCCCATACCAGGCTGGCTCGGTACGCCTTAGCGATCGTATTCGCAGTGGGAATCGTACTTGGCGCGGCGTGTGGGGGTGACGATTCAGAATCAGGAGCAGCAGACACAACTACAAACCAGACTGCTGCCACTGCGGCACCTTCCGAGAGCT contains:
- a CDS encoding extracellular solute-binding protein; this translates as MAMTRRSFLGLVGGVPVVASLAAGCGFFDGLVGGDSGDKTVNVAVFLPQGQGANFQAAQAGNILASLQSAANEINDQNLGFQMEVNLTVVPPGPNPNFGAFFGAAANAEPTPTPFSPIAETLNDAAASGELAGGTPFPDLLLISNMNELPLLYDEGVIEPFEQATRVEGSIDLSDFAPGAMESVRWQGQALALPLSSTINTLTYDADLLANDGVAAPDGGWTWPEMIEAGKRLTYSNESGSQWGTYAHASVPMLLSMIWSHGGEVFDAQNGAVRLAEPNAVKAIELWRDMIVVHNIAPNPPEGTFAFMRANRNGMQVVSFDQAPGGGGGRGGGGGGGGAQPSDTARLATAVRSGGNQGLGSEQIHAAPLPTDLGQATWVSPVAGLSVGAQAKDTGLAAQAALVLSRELAQLPVTFFGYPVYSVTGDRIKQVRPSLRIEDANIIADALGYSRGIPPLIAPYLQSLFQQHLMAPVLSGQTTVSDAAEELSFALQEMLRQ